One part of the Terrimicrobium sacchariphilum genome encodes these proteins:
- a CDS encoding RNA polymerase sigma factor produces the protein MNLDASPNDDSSAAEDVQLMLRVRDGDIDAFESLVVKHQHSVIGTVARMMGNPSDSEDIAQQVFIRVWKSAVRYEPSAKFTTWLMTITRNLVFNESRRRSRARVVPLHDDADDGPTVQYADPEAGSPADDLLDAELRDAVDTAIAELPEKHRLAIILRRYENMAYEEIAKVLKTSVPAVKSILFRARADLKAKLQRYLE, from the coding sequence ATGAATTTGGACGCTTCCCCCAACGATGATTCGTCGGCGGCGGAGGATGTTCAGCTCATGCTCCGTGTGCGGGACGGCGATATCGACGCCTTCGAAAGTCTGGTTGTCAAACACCAGCATAGCGTCATTGGCACGGTGGCGCGCATGATGGGAAATCCGTCGGACTCCGAGGATATCGCTCAGCAGGTCTTCATCAGAGTCTGGAAGTCGGCCGTACGCTACGAGCCGAGCGCGAAGTTCACCACATGGCTCATGACCATCACCCGCAACCTCGTCTTCAACGAATCCCGCCGCCGGAGCCGGGCCAGGGTCGTACCTTTGCATGACGATGCCGACGATGGGCCGACGGTGCAGTATGCCGACCCCGAGGCAGGCTCTCCCGCCGACGATCTTTTGGACGCAGAACTGCGTGACGCCGTCGACACCGCCATCGCGGAACTCCCCGAAAAGCACCGCCTCGCAATTATCCTGCGGCGTTATGAAAACATGGCTTACGAGGAGATCGCCAAGGTTCTCAAGACCAGCGTGCCCGCCGTGAAAAGCATCCTTTTCCGCGCCCGGGCGGACCTGAAGGCGAAACTCCAGCGTTATCTGGAGTGA
- a CDS encoding glycosyltransferase family 4 protein, with the protein MDDSTKAGGFAYLFEKFPSFSQTFCFREVAEMRRQGIKCPVYSVREPTGEPPQDFPEGLKEAITYLPACFHEWTGSVRHRRKTLQCTIPKMVKRWGDEIEKRRIHEALWLAEDFQRRGIRHVHAHFAGLAARTAYWLHDLHGVAYSFTAHANDVFCDEPKHRLETMVAGAKVITTETEYSRKFLQDLFPKYADKVYRTYNGIDISRFIPGTEKSNPPVIISVGRYIEKKGFADLISACAQLKDLSFVCQVVGRGPLEEELKNQAAAMGVGDKVQITGPRTESEIIEILSRASLFVLPCVKSCDGGSDNLPTVIMEAMAMALPVISTPIAGVPEMVIEGQTGYLVPEHNPDALAQSMREILSNPARADQFGKGGRALAEDRFDIARTVQTLRDVLEQHEAFRPRSRSILSSLWS; encoded by the coding sequence ATGGATGACTCCACGAAGGCAGGCGGATTTGCCTACCTTTTTGAGAAATTTCCGTCGTTCAGCCAGACCTTCTGTTTCCGGGAGGTCGCTGAAATGCGACGGCAGGGAATCAAGTGCCCCGTCTATTCCGTTCGTGAGCCCACTGGCGAGCCTCCGCAGGATTTTCCGGAGGGATTGAAAGAGGCGATTACGTATCTTCCCGCCTGCTTCCACGAATGGACGGGTTCCGTGCGCCATCGCCGGAAAACTTTGCAATGCACCATCCCAAAGATGGTGAAGCGCTGGGGCGACGAGATCGAGAAACGCCGCATCCACGAGGCTCTCTGGCTGGCTGAGGATTTCCAGCGCCGCGGCATCCGCCACGTCCATGCTCATTTTGCCGGATTGGCCGCCCGTACCGCGTACTGGCTGCACGACCTTCACGGCGTGGCGTACAGCTTTACGGCGCATGCCAATGACGTCTTCTGCGACGAACCGAAGCATCGCCTGGAGACCATGGTAGCGGGTGCGAAGGTGATCACCACCGAGACCGAGTACAGCCGCAAGTTCCTTCAGGATCTTTTTCCGAAATACGCCGACAAGGTTTACCGGACATATAACGGCATCGATATCAGTCGATTCATCCCGGGAACTGAAAAATCCAATCCGCCCGTCATCATCAGCGTGGGCCGTTATATCGAGAAGAAGGGATTCGCCGATCTTATTTCCGCCTGTGCCCAGCTCAAGGATCTGTCTTTCGTTTGCCAGGTCGTCGGGAGGGGTCCGCTCGAGGAGGAACTCAAGAATCAGGCTGCAGCCATGGGAGTGGGGGACAAGGTGCAGATCACTGGTCCGCGCACCGAATCCGAAATCATCGAGATTCTGTCTCGTGCCTCGCTCTTCGTCCTTCCGTGTGTGAAGTCCTGCGATGGCGGGTCGGACAATCTGCCGACCGTCATCATGGAGGCCATGGCCATGGCATTGCCCGTCATTTCCACTCCGATCGCCGGGGTTCCCGAGATGGTGATTGAGGGACAAACCGGGTATCTTGTTCCAGAGCACAATCCCGATGCGCTGGCTCAATCCATGCGTGAGATTCTCTCGAATCCTGCCCGGGCCGATCAGTTTGGCAAAGGAGGGCGAGCCTTGGCGGAGGACCGCTTCGATATAGCGAGGACTGTTCAGACCCTCCGGGACGTGCTGGAGCAGCACGAAGCGTTCCGGCCCCGTTCCCGCAGCATTCTGTCGAGTCTTTGGTCATGA
- the trmB gene encoding tRNA (guanosine(46)-N7)-methyltransferase TrmB, which yields MITDASPLPAGWIESGRPLEIDVGCHKGLFLAEMAALYPDRNFLGIERQAERVERTNRKIQRLEMRNAAVICGEGHETLRTLPSEVADHIHVLFPDPWPKRRHHIRRLIQPSFIETCLRLLKPGGILRLVTDDEPYARDVRIHAATVPGLVECPDDREYPLTEFQKKFLVDGRPVYALILRKPDND from the coding sequence ATGATCACGGATGCCTCGCCACTCCCCGCCGGGTGGATCGAGAGCGGACGACCGCTGGAGATCGACGTCGGTTGCCACAAAGGACTGTTTCTTGCCGAAATGGCAGCACTGTACCCTGACCGGAATTTTCTCGGCATCGAACGGCAGGCCGAACGTGTTGAGCGTACCAATCGCAAGATCCAGCGCCTCGAGATGCGCAATGCCGCTGTCATCTGCGGCGAGGGCCACGAGACCTTGCGGACGCTGCCTTCGGAGGTTGCCGACCATATTCATGTGCTCTTTCCCGATCCCTGGCCAAAGCGGCGCCATCACATCCGGCGGTTGATTCAGCCTTCGTTCATCGAAACCTGCCTGCGGCTTTTGAAGCCCGGCGGAATTTTACGTCTGGTGACGGATGATGAACCCTATGCCCGGGATGTCCGCATTCATGCGGCAACCGTGCCGGGGCTCGTGGAATGCCCGGACGATCGCGAGTACCCGCTGACCGAGTTTCAGAAGAAATTCCTCGTCGACGGCCGCCCGGTTTACGCGCTGATCCTGCGCAAGCCGGATAACGATTAG
- a CDS encoding DUF4410 domain-containing protein, whose product MKPFAYYDPNLAVDRSGTKLTDFQYDFQEKFTRFLTSRLSDGIAPASAMAATAPPRRGNYWLITGQFDRVSQGSRFLRSFAGFGLGGTKLDTTVVIADMSGPTPRPFLVIRTSGGSNAVPLLLGLPRSGLTFDAQRTAREVTAAISEFLYQQGAVPYEYAVAPRRLSETAPARYDPRAWVHPSAP is encoded by the coding sequence GTGAAACCGTTTGCATACTATGATCCGAATCTGGCCGTGGATCGCAGCGGGACAAAGCTGACGGACTTCCAGTACGATTTTCAGGAGAAATTCACCCGTTTCCTCACCAGTCGCCTCTCGGATGGTATCGCTCCAGCCTCTGCCATGGCGGCTACCGCTCCGCCCCGGAGGGGCAACTACTGGCTGATCACTGGCCAGTTTGACCGCGTGAGCCAGGGCAGTCGATTTCTGCGCTCTTTCGCCGGCTTTGGTCTTGGAGGGACAAAGCTCGATACGACCGTGGTGATCGCGGACATGTCCGGTCCGACACCCCGTCCATTCCTTGTGATTCGGACCTCGGGAGGGTCGAATGCCGTACCTCTCCTGCTGGGGTTACCTCGCTCTGGCCTGACATTTGACGCCCAGCGCACCGCTCGCGAGGTTACGGCGGCAATTTCCGAGTTTCTCTACCAGCAAGGGGCGGTTCCCTACGAATATGCCGTCGCGCCCCGGAGGCTCTCGGAGACAGCCCCGGCAAGGTATGATCCTCGTGCCTGGGTGCATCCGTCCGCGCCATAG
- a CDS encoding riboflavin synthase, producing MKLRSDFAFTEAQTLRFSPAAMFTGLVEEVGECQWLRRTTDAVQLTIAANMIPKAVRTGDSVAVNGCCLTVTAHRKDQLSFDLLEETLHRTNLGKLRPESPVNLERAMAADGRLGGHFVQGHVDGIGEVKDLLERRGDLRIEVTIPEGFSQYIAYKGSIGVNGVSLTVAEVNDTTFAVWIIPHTRSHTNLSDLQVGDAVNLEFDILAKYAERILNGRRE from the coding sequence ATGAAATTGCGGAGCGATTTTGCGTTTACGGAGGCCCAGACTCTGAGATTCTCCCCGGCTGCAATGTTTACTGGTCTGGTAGAAGAAGTTGGCGAGTGTCAGTGGCTGCGGCGCACCACGGATGCCGTGCAGTTGACCATAGCCGCAAACATGATTCCCAAGGCGGTTCGCACTGGGGACAGCGTCGCCGTCAATGGCTGCTGCCTGACAGTCACCGCCCATCGTAAAGACCAGCTCTCCTTCGATCTCCTCGAGGAGACACTCCACCGAACCAATCTCGGCAAACTCCGGCCGGAGTCCCCCGTGAATCTGGAGCGCGCGATGGCAGCGGACGGCCGACTGGGAGGACACTTTGTCCAGGGCCACGTCGATGGTATCGGCGAAGTCAAAGACCTCCTCGAGCGTCGTGGCGATCTGCGGATTGAAGTCACGATCCCGGAAGGGTTTTCCCAGTATATAGCCTACAAGGGGTCCATCGGGGTGAATGGCGTAAGTCTCACCGTCGCCGAGGTAAACGACACCACCTTTGCCGTCTGGATCATCCCGCACACCCGGTCGCACACGAACCTGAGCGACCTCCAGGTGGGAGACGCTGTAAACCTGGAATTTGACATCCTGGCCAAATACGCGGAGCGAATCCTGAACGGTCGCCGGGAGTAG
- a CDS encoding SGNH/GDSL hydrolase family protein — MILSKNSHVLFYGDSITDCGRNRDDINSLGGGYAFLIAGRLQSAYPGWNLKFTNKGIGGNRVFDLEERLEKDVLALKPDVVSILIGINDTWRRYDSNVVSQIDEFQASYDRILTRITTELTSRVILLEPFLLPVPEDRKKWREDLDPRITAVRELAWKYKVPYVALDGIFATAATMAPADYWLPDGVHPSLAGHGLISSAWIRAIKN, encoded by the coding sequence ATGATTCTCTCGAAGAATTCTCATGTGCTGTTCTATGGAGACAGCATCACCGATTGTGGCCGCAATCGGGACGACATCAACTCTCTCGGCGGCGGCTACGCCTTTCTCATCGCCGGTCGACTCCAGTCGGCCTACCCGGGATGGAATCTCAAGTTCACCAACAAGGGCATCGGCGGTAACCGCGTCTTTGATCTCGAGGAACGCCTGGAAAAAGACGTTCTCGCCCTCAAGCCCGACGTCGTTTCCATCCTCATTGGGATCAACGACACCTGGCGCCGCTACGACAGCAATGTGGTCTCGCAGATCGACGAATTCCAGGCCTCCTACGACCGGATTCTCACCCGCATCACCACGGAGCTTACTTCCCGCGTCATCCTGCTCGAGCCCTTCCTCCTGCCCGTGCCGGAGGATCGCAAAAAGTGGCGTGAGGATCTCGATCCCCGCATCACCGCCGTTCGCGAACTTGCCTGGAAGTACAAGGTGCCCTATGTCGCCCTCGATGGCATCTTTGCCACCGCCGCCACCATGGCTCCTGCCGATTATTGGCTGCCGGATGGCGTGCATCCCAGCCTTGCAGGCCATGGCCTGATCTCCTCAGCCTGGATTCGCGCGATCAAGAACTGA
- a CDS encoding adenylate/guanylate cyclase domain-containing protein, with translation MRARLKIRPAEGESFTVDVGNTATIGRSRDNTVSLHFSQHVSRQHAIIRCHNAFQYQIMDLGSRNGTFVNGRRVITPTLLNHGAVIRITNNEIIFEQSEDAPADMANEVTMAAGTDASEDQSAVVAVMVCDIRGFSTMSEVLAEEHLARMLGEWFRDAGEVIHASGGTIDKFIGDAVLAYWTREQNAKNEAESAMKSGLALLEAAQKRFWPGVERKPFRIAVALHHGPVTCGNIGLVAQRDATIIGDTVNTVFRIESVMKQLGGYRLVASHDLISTLPARPADAKDLGEHQLKGKNQHVGLFGMAAEG, from the coding sequence ATGCGAGCAAGGTTGAAAATCCGCCCGGCGGAAGGCGAGTCCTTCACGGTCGACGTAGGCAATACAGCGACGATCGGCCGCAGCCGGGACAACACGGTGAGTCTGCACTTCAGCCAGCATGTATCGCGTCAGCACGCGATCATTCGCTGTCACAATGCCTTCCAATACCAGATCATGGACCTGGGTAGCCGCAATGGCACCTTCGTCAACGGTCGCCGCGTCATCACGCCGACCCTGCTGAATCATGGGGCAGTGATTCGCATCACGAACAACGAGATCATTTTCGAGCAGAGCGAAGACGCTCCCGCCGACATGGCCAACGAAGTGACGATGGCGGCGGGAACCGACGCCAGCGAGGACCAGAGCGCTGTGGTGGCGGTGATGGTTTGCGACATCCGGGGATTCTCGACCATGTCGGAGGTACTGGCCGAGGAGCATCTCGCACGCATGCTGGGCGAGTGGTTCCGCGATGCCGGTGAGGTCATTCACGCCAGCGGCGGGACGATCGATAAATTCATCGGCGATGCCGTGCTCGCCTACTGGACGCGGGAACAAAATGCCAAGAACGAGGCGGAAAGCGCGATGAAGAGCGGCCTCGCCCTGCTGGAGGCAGCCCAGAAGCGCTTCTGGCCCGGCGTGGAGCGCAAGCCCTTCCGCATCGCGGTGGCCCTGCATCATGGCCCGGTCACCTGTGGCAACATCGGGCTCGTGGCCCAGCGCGACGCGACCATCATCGGGGATACGGTCAATACGGTCTTCCGCATCGAGAGCGTGATGAAGCAACTGGGCGGCTACCGGCTCGTCGCCTCCCATGACCTGATCTCCACCCTGCCCGCACGGCCCGCCGATGCGAAGGACTTGGGAGAGCACCAGCTCAAGGGCAAGAATCAGCATGTCGGCCTTTTCGGCATGGCTGCGGAGGGTTAG
- a CDS encoding glycosyltransferase, whose amino-acid sequence MSQPVVASYCTTFLKKEMRHIYRQVTGLKEFKTFVLTRCRENEDVYPFDDVEILLKPRTNFLRRFYRKHVRRMPAIHYRGEYDQLIEVLRRREVDLMHVYFGHTGVHLLPFLQAWPIPALVSFHGMDIMTRDDQPSYAGKLKEVLKTVPMVLARSESLADRLVALGCDRSKIRLNRTSIPLDGFPYQDRQPPADGAWKFIQASRFIAKKGLEVTLKSFARIKKTYPAAELILAGAGPLEESLKRQATELGILSSVTFTGFLDQESLAKAYREAHVFVHPSQTTETGDQEGVPNAMLEAMAMGLPVVATLHGGIPEAVTSESTGLLVPERDVDAFTAALERLCGDGSLYQSLSRNAAESVRQNFEQSQSIARLEAAYRELLGSSPKAAA is encoded by the coding sequence ATGTCCCAGCCGGTCGTCGCCAGTTACTGCACCACATTTCTCAAGAAAGAAATGCGGCATATTTATCGTCAGGTCACCGGTTTGAAGGAGTTCAAGACGTTCGTGCTGACGCGCTGCCGGGAAAATGAGGATGTTTACCCCTTCGATGACGTCGAGATTCTACTGAAGCCTCGGACGAACTTTCTCCGGCGGTTTTACCGGAAGCATGTCCGGCGCATGCCCGCGATCCACTATCGCGGAGAGTATGACCAGTTGATCGAGGTGCTGCGCCGTCGGGAAGTCGACCTGATGCATGTGTATTTCGGGCATACCGGAGTGCATCTCCTGCCATTCCTGCAGGCATGGCCGATTCCCGCGCTCGTGTCGTTCCACGGCATGGATATCATGACGCGGGATGACCAGCCCAGCTATGCCGGCAAGCTCAAGGAAGTGCTCAAAACCGTCCCGATGGTTCTGGCCCGGAGCGAATCGCTGGCCGACCGCCTCGTTGCACTCGGCTGTGACCGGAGCAAGATCCGCCTCAACCGGACAAGCATTCCGCTCGACGGATTCCCGTATCAGGATCGCCAGCCTCCAGCCGATGGAGCGTGGAAATTCATCCAAGCCTCGCGGTTTATCGCCAAGAAGGGGCTGGAAGTGACGCTGAAGAGCTTTGCCCGTATCAAGAAAACCTACCCTGCCGCAGAGCTGATTCTGGCCGGGGCCGGTCCCTTGGAGGAAAGCCTCAAGCGGCAGGCGACAGAGCTCGGGATTCTCTCCTCGGTGACCTTTACCGGGTTCCTCGACCAGGAGTCCCTGGCCAAGGCCTACCGCGAGGCGCATGTTTTCGTGCACCCCAGCCAGACGACGGAAACCGGCGATCAGGAAGGTGTGCCCAATGCCATGCTCGAGGCGATGGCCATGGGGCTGCCGGTGGTCGCCACCCTGCATGGAGGGATCCCGGAGGCCGTGACATCGGAAAGCACCGGCCTGCTCGTGCCGGAGCGCGATGTGGATGCCTTCACGGCGGCGCTGGAGCGACTTTGCGGCGACGGGTCTCTCTATCAATCCCTTTCTCGCAATGCCGCAGAGAGCGTGCGCCAGAATTTCGAGCAAAGTCAGTCGATTGCAAGGTTGGAAGCGGCTTATCGAGAGCTGCTCGGCAGTTCGCCAAAAGCCGCCGCCTAA
- a CDS encoding GspE/PulE family protein, translating into MAISRRLTGALILAALILGHAALFADEVVFQDGTKMHDVRTVLTETHVIVHMPKGVAEFPRQAIKSINGKAPGPAKAVPTPVNKSASPTPTATVAPSATPDEVVPGMVPEVQQIQDRLKVAPTPTPTPVVSTTTAIAAPHPQWKADVAIAALFLLTAIWIYSLQWVRRSLEHRRVDPGMWTNVAIVLPILGSILYGLYIAMLPFLPKRGTRWSPWSTFIAKLRQQNKPLDTAPKHRVSRTIEFLDEDQKALKLKKKGDLSSGLDLASDILETALDQRASDIHIEPGSEEYRVRFRLDGIMHERFAFATEDGRRIVTAIKSLAQIDISEKRKAQDGRFRARLGGAGVDFRVATANSIHGEKIVIRVLDHSRGIFDLTALGMSPEMLETFQQVIHSRNGMILATGPTGSGKTSTLYAALRQLDAARINIMTIEDPAEYELVGATQIAVNIKAGVTYESGLRSILRQDPDVILVGEMRDAEAAQVAVSAALTGHLVLSTLHTKDAPGTLARLKDMGLERYKLGTALLMIVGQRLVRVLCPACREEIACEGEELASIGFSFDPGTAIYRSQGCPECNGTGFKGRTGLFELLVLDDDLRKAVGDDVDEATFLSMAEERGFRSYRQDGALKVLMGITTVEEVLQAV; encoded by the coding sequence GTGGCAATTTCACGTCGGCTCACCGGCGCACTCATTCTGGCAGCCCTGATTCTGGGACATGCAGCCCTCTTTGCTGACGAGGTGGTATTCCAGGACGGAACGAAAATGCACGATGTGCGTACGGTTCTCACAGAGACCCACGTCATCGTCCACATGCCCAAGGGAGTGGCAGAGTTTCCCCGGCAAGCAATCAAATCGATCAATGGCAAAGCGCCCGGACCTGCCAAGGCCGTACCCACTCCCGTCAACAAGTCAGCTTCTCCCACCCCGACCGCTACGGTGGCCCCAAGCGCAACTCCGGATGAAGTCGTTCCTGGGATGGTGCCCGAAGTGCAACAAATCCAGGATCGACTGAAGGTCGCTCCGACTCCCACGCCAACACCGGTCGTTTCGACGACTACAGCGATTGCCGCACCGCATCCCCAGTGGAAAGCCGATGTCGCAATCGCAGCCCTGTTTCTACTCACTGCTATCTGGATCTACAGTCTCCAGTGGGTGCGGCGTTCGCTGGAACATCGGAGAGTGGACCCGGGGATGTGGACGAATGTCGCGATCGTGCTGCCGATCCTCGGCTCGATCCTCTACGGATTATATATCGCGATGCTGCCCTTCCTGCCCAAGCGAGGCACCCGTTGGTCCCCATGGTCGACGTTTATCGCAAAACTCCGACAGCAGAACAAACCCCTCGATACCGCTCCGAAGCACCGGGTTTCACGAACGATCGAGTTCCTTGATGAGGACCAAAAGGCGTTGAAGCTCAAAAAGAAGGGCGACCTTTCCTCCGGACTCGACCTGGCCAGCGACATCCTCGAGACGGCGCTCGATCAACGTGCCAGCGATATCCACATTGAGCCGGGCAGCGAGGAATACAGGGTGAGGTTCCGCCTCGACGGTATCATGCATGAGAGATTCGCCTTCGCCACCGAGGATGGACGGCGCATCGTCACCGCCATCAAATCTCTGGCGCAGATCGATATCTCGGAGAAGCGCAAAGCGCAGGACGGGCGGTTCCGCGCACGCCTGGGCGGAGCCGGGGTGGATTTCCGCGTCGCCACCGCCAACTCCATTCATGGTGAAAAAATCGTCATCCGGGTGCTTGATCACAGCCGGGGGATTTTTGATCTGACGGCGCTCGGCATGTCGCCCGAAATGCTCGAGACCTTCCAGCAGGTAATTCACTCTCGAAACGGAATGATCCTGGCCACCGGACCCACAGGATCAGGCAAGACATCCACTCTCTACGCCGCGCTGCGCCAGCTTGACGCTGCGCGCATCAACATCATGACCATCGAGGACCCGGCCGAGTACGAACTCGTCGGAGCGACGCAGATCGCGGTGAATATCAAAGCCGGAGTGACGTATGAAAGCGGGTTGCGCTCGATCCTGCGACAGGACCCCGACGTCATCCTGGTCGGTGAAATGCGTGACGCCGAGGCGGCGCAGGTCGCGGTGAGTGCCGCACTGACAGGCCATCTCGTTCTCAGCACGCTGCATACCAAGGATGCGCCGGGCACGCTGGCCCGCCTCAAAGACATGGGATTGGAGCGCTACAAACTCGGCACGGCGCTCCTCATGATCGTCGGGCAGCGCCTCGTACGAGTCCTCTGTCCGGCATGCCGGGAGGAAATCGCGTGCGAGGGCGAGGAACTTGCCTCCATCGGGTTCAGCTTTGACCCTGGAACGGCCATCTACCGATCACAAGGCTGTCCCGAGTGCAACGGCACGGGCTTCAAAGGACGGACCGGCCTTTTCGAACTCCTCGTGCTCGACGACGATTTACGTAAAGCCGTCGGAGACGACGTCGATGAAGCAACGTTCCTTTCGATGGCCGAGGAGCGGGGCTTCCGCAGCTACCGACAGGATGGCGCGCTCAAGGTCCTTATGGGCATCACCACCGTGGAAGAAGTCCTCCAGGCTGTCTAG
- a CDS encoding CvpA family protein, whose translation MATEFIIFLVSLLPILVGAFLGWRHGAYVVIQYVVGIALATIFAERLWSPVATRLTPIIPASPGLVTSAVFVILFAVGALLACLAVNIRKRNQKDTESNVIDSILGLAFGLGGGVVVAGIALTLVGLLWTTVANRPYEANRLPLRIDQAPAALLHAVQKPFGVRTPVAEWDPQVGTVSWK comes from the coding sequence ATGGCTACTGAATTCATCATCTTTCTCGTCAGTCTCCTTCCGATTCTAGTCGGCGCCTTCCTCGGTTGGCGTCATGGAGCCTATGTCGTGATTCAGTACGTAGTGGGCATCGCCCTCGCCACGATCTTTGCCGAGCGTCTCTGGTCGCCAGTGGCAACCCGCCTGACTCCGATCATTCCCGCATCCCCGGGGCTGGTGACATCCGCCGTATTCGTCATCCTTTTTGCGGTGGGAGCCCTTCTGGCGTGCCTTGCGGTCAATATCCGGAAACGTAACCAGAAGGATACTGAATCCAACGTGATCGACAGCATCCTCGGGCTTGCCTTTGGGCTGGGAGGAGGAGTCGTCGTGGCCGGCATCGCACTTACCTTGGTCGGGTTGCTGTGGACGACAGTCGCCAACCGTCCGTATGAGGCGAATCGCCTGCCGTTGAGAATCGACCAGGCACCGGCCGCCTTGCTACACGCGGTGCAAAAACCATTCGGGGTCCGCACTCCGGTTGCGGAATGGGACCCCCAGGTCGGAACGGTCAGCTGGAAGTGA
- a CDS encoding sulfatase-like hydrolase/transferase, protein MKNILFLMADEFRHDVAGFAGNPVARTPYLDQLAANAMRFDRAYTPSPVCVPARQCMATGRYPQRAGCTQFLADIPPGSPTFARWFAERGYYTVACGKLHHRGPDQMQGWMHRIGSETAVRWPDAYGERNQIGRRKWQGADDLRKAGPGVSPLGIHDDYTVQGACDFIRIHFGGMYDLSPETPLLMMVSLQQPHFPLLAEDDLYHYYHNRVPVFTDQPRPDLSALNVGRIGEDEGIGPEDLRRATAAYYAMVEKTDQRLGRVIRTLEEAGQDLDEWIVVFASDHGDMLGQHGLWEKRKFYDGSARIPLFVRAPGLEPGVNSAPANLVDLFPTLCGLAGLPHPEGVDGRDLVANPPTVTFSQYQADKFMVCDGRWKYMAFPGGEEALFDLASDPEEALNLRHSAGHATQLEEMRQSLERFRAAQQIGRLG, encoded by the coding sequence GTGAAGAACATCCTGTTCCTGATGGCGGACGAGTTCCGCCACGACGTCGCTGGCTTCGCGGGGAACCCTGTCGCCCGTACGCCGTATCTTGATCAACTGGCAGCAAATGCCATGCGATTTGATCGGGCCTACACCCCCTCGCCGGTCTGCGTACCAGCCCGCCAGTGCATGGCGACTGGACGTTATCCGCAACGCGCGGGCTGCACCCAATTTCTCGCCGATATCCCGCCGGGATCGCCGACTTTTGCGCGATGGTTTGCCGAGCGGGGATATTACACGGTGGCCTGCGGCAAGCTGCATCACCGGGGACCGGACCAGATGCAGGGATGGATGCACCGCATCGGGTCCGAAACCGCGGTGCGCTGGCCGGATGCCTACGGCGAGCGCAACCAGATCGGGCGACGCAAGTGGCAGGGAGCCGACGATCTGCGCAAGGCGGGACCGGGCGTTTCGCCACTGGGCATCCACGACGACTATACCGTGCAGGGAGCCTGCGATTTCATTCGCATCCACTTTGGCGGGATGTATGACCTGTCTCCGGAGACACCGCTGCTGATGATGGTCAGCCTGCAGCAGCCGCACTTCCCGCTCCTGGCCGAGGACGATCTTTACCACTACTACCATAACCGAGTGCCGGTCTTCACCGATCAACCGCGACCTGATCTGAGTGCCCTGAATGTGGGGCGTATCGGGGAGGACGAGGGCATCGGCCCAGAAGACCTCCGGCGTGCCACGGCAGCATACTACGCGATGGTTGAAAAAACCGATCAGCGACTGGGCCGTGTTATCCGCACCCTAGAGGAGGCTGGACAAGATCTTGACGAGTGGATCGTGGTTTTCGCCTCCGATCACGGCGACATGCTCGGCCAGCATGGGCTTTGGGAAAAGCGGAAATTCTACGACGGAAGCGCCCGCATTCCCCTTTTCGTCCGCGCTCCCGGGCTGGAACCCGGGGTGAATTCCGCCCCTGCCAACCTCGTCGATCTCTTCCCCACCCTCTGCGGGCTGGCGGGACTACCACACCCCGAGGGCGTAGACGGTCGCGACCTGGTCGCCAATCCCCCCACGGTCACGTTCAGCCAGTATCAGGCAGACAAGTTCATGGTGTGCGATGGGAGATGGAAATACATGGCGTTTCCCGGGGGCGAGGAAGCGCTGTTCGATCTCGCCAGTGATCCAGAAGAGGCGCTGAATCTACGCCATTCCGCCGGGCATGCCACCCAGCTCGAGGAAATGAGGCAATCGTTGGAGCGATTCCGCGCCGCTCAGCAGATCGGCCGTCTGGGCTGA